In Curtobacterium sp. L6-1, a genomic segment contains:
- the galU gene encoding UTP--glucose-1-phosphate uridylyltransferase GalU has product MGFQISKAVIPAAGLGTRFLPATKAMPKEMLPVVDKPAIQYVVEEAVDAGLTDVLMITGRNKNALENHFDHVSELEETLKKKGDHEKLQKVNQSTDLADMHYVRQGDPLGLGHAVLRAKMHVGREPFAVLLGDDIIDARDPLLKRMIEVQGEKKATIVALLEVPESQTHLYGIATVEETDTDDVVKITGLVEKPAQGEAPSNLAIIGRYVIRPEVFDVLEKQEPGKGGEIQLTDALMKMASAEEWTGGVYGVVFRGRRYDTGDKLDYIKAIVQLASDREDLGPDLKSWLKEFNAGE; this is encoded by the coding sequence ATGGGCTTCCAGATTTCGAAGGCCGTGATCCCCGCCGCAGGGCTGGGCACGCGCTTCCTCCCCGCGACCAAGGCGATGCCGAAGGAGATGCTCCCCGTCGTCGACAAGCCGGCCATCCAGTACGTGGTGGAAGAGGCCGTCGACGCCGGCCTCACCGACGTCCTCATGATCACCGGGCGCAACAAGAACGCGCTCGAGAACCACTTCGACCACGTCTCGGAGCTCGAGGAGACCCTCAAGAAGAAGGGCGACCACGAGAAGCTCCAGAAGGTCAACCAGTCGACCGACCTCGCCGACATGCACTACGTCCGTCAGGGCGACCCGCTCGGTCTCGGCCACGCGGTGCTCCGCGCGAAGATGCACGTCGGCCGCGAGCCGTTCGCCGTGCTCCTCGGTGACGACATCATCGACGCCCGGGACCCGCTGCTCAAGCGCATGATCGAGGTCCAGGGCGAGAAGAAGGCGACCATCGTCGCCCTGCTCGAGGTCCCGGAGTCGCAGACCCACCTCTACGGCATCGCGACCGTCGAGGAGACCGACACCGACGACGTCGTGAAGATCACCGGCCTGGTCGAGAAGCCGGCCCAGGGCGAGGCACCCTCGAACCTGGCCATCATCGGCCGCTACGTCATCCGCCCCGAGGTCTTCGACGTCCTCGAGAAGCAGGAGCCGGGCAAGGGCGGCGAGATCCAGCTCACCGACGCCCTGATGAAGATGGCGAGCGCCGAGGAATGGACAGGGGGCGTGTACGGCGTCGTGTTCCGTGGACGCCGCTACGACACCGGTGACAAACTCGACTACATCAAGGCGATCGTGCAGCTCGCCTCGGACCGCGAGGACCTCGGCCCGGACCTCAAGTCCTGGCTCAAGGAGTTCAACGCGGGCGAATGA
- a CDS encoding DUF6264 family protein: MTWSNVPGSGPEHHRPQQDGWSSQRATDAERAAWEQGATSLFPPGKIADRVSTVLLLAAGAVLTAVAAVAGIVAVASAATSCGTSASCSTGGLVGGAVLAAGGAFVVGVVTLVFAVRAWIRRRTSWWIAGIGFVLAVVAVTWGTVLFVGTLDQQGVGRDGGVASAQLPTG; encoded by the coding sequence ATGACCTGGTCGAACGTCCCCGGATCCGGACCCGAGCACCACCGCCCGCAGCAGGACGGGTGGTCGTCGCAGCGTGCGACCGACGCCGAGCGTGCCGCGTGGGAGCAGGGTGCCACCTCGCTGTTCCCGCCCGGGAAGATCGCCGACCGGGTGTCGACCGTCCTGCTCCTGGCGGCGGGTGCCGTCCTGACCGCGGTCGCGGCCGTCGCGGGCATCGTCGCGGTCGCGTCCGCGGCGACGTCCTGCGGAACGAGCGCGTCGTGCAGCACGGGCGGGCTCGTCGGTGGTGCCGTGCTCGCCGCCGGAGGGGCGTTCGTGGTGGGCGTCGTGACGCTGGTGTTCGCGGTCCGCGCCTGGATCCGCCGCCGGACCTCGTGGTGGATCGCCGGGATCGGCTTCGTGCTGGCGGTCGTCGCCGTCACGTGGGGCACCGTGCTCTTCGTCGGCACCCTCGACCAGCAGGGTGTCGGTCGGGACGGCGGGGTCGCGTCCGCGCAGCTGCCGACCGGCTGA
- a CDS encoding CDP-alcohol phosphatidyltransferase family protein produces MTDPSRRRRPDWQTWPNLITLVRFVLIPVYVGLVVAGHPGWALTSLVVLGVSDWADGFLARRLHQESALGKVLDPVADRLAIVAIVLSLVLVGLLPWIVVVIVLAVDVALVALSSAWFRGNPDLRVTWTGKIRSALLFIGLPVLLFSSTSVAADHEWIRNIALVFVWLGTIGHVLAGLQYAAEMSRKHRTQRAPA; encoded by the coding sequence ATGACGGACCCCTCCCGGCGGCGCCGGCCCGACTGGCAGACGTGGCCGAACCTCATCACGCTGGTGCGCTTCGTCCTCATCCCCGTCTACGTCGGACTCGTGGTCGCGGGGCACCCCGGGTGGGCGCTGACGTCGCTCGTCGTCCTCGGGGTGAGCGACTGGGCGGACGGGTTCCTCGCGCGGCGACTGCACCAGGAGTCCGCACTCGGCAAGGTGCTCGACCCCGTCGCCGACCGGCTGGCCATCGTCGCGATCGTGCTCTCGCTCGTGCTCGTCGGGCTGCTGCCGTGGATCGTCGTGGTGATCGTGCTGGCCGTCGACGTGGCGCTGGTCGCCCTCTCGAGCGCGTGGTTCCGCGGCAACCCGGACCTCCGCGTGACGTGGACGGGCAAGATCCGGTCCGCGCTGCTGTTCATCGGGCTGCCGGTGCTGCTGTTCTCGTCGACCTCGGTGGCTGCGGACCACGAGTGGATCCGGAACATCGCGCTCGTGTTCGTCTGGCTCGGAACGATCGGCCACGTGCTGGCCGGGCTGCAGTACGCGGCGGAGATGTCCCGGAAGCACCGGACGCAGCGCGCTCCGGCGTAG
- a CDS encoding VOC family protein, with translation MTSRLNPYLGFRDDARQALEFYQSVFGGDLRIGTFAEMGAEGDPADADKVMHGQLETTNGYVLMASDTPAAMGRSETNNISLSLSGDAADAEDLRGYFRALSAGGTVLEPLTPAPWGDEFGMVTDRFGVSWLVNISAPAA, from the coding sequence ATGACCTCACGGCTGAACCCCTACCTCGGCTTCCGGGACGACGCCCGGCAGGCGCTCGAGTTCTACCAGTCGGTGTTCGGCGGTGACCTGCGCATCGGCACGTTCGCCGAGATGGGCGCCGAGGGGGACCCGGCCGACGCGGACAAGGTCATGCACGGGCAGCTCGAGACGACGAACGGGTACGTCCTCATGGCGTCGGACACCCCGGCGGCGATGGGGCGATCGGAGACGAACAACATCTCGCTGTCCCTCTCCGGCGACGCCGCCGACGCCGAGGACCTGCGTGGGTACTTCCGGGCACTGTCCGCGGGCGGGACGGTCCTCGAACCGCTGACACCGGCACCGTGGGGCGACGAGTTCGGGATGGTGACCGACCGGTTCGGCGTCTCCTGGCTCGTGAACATCAGCGCCCCGGCGGCCTGA
- a CDS encoding aldo/keto reductase gives MKQRVIGDTSVSAIGLGGMPMSIEGRPDERRSVATVHAALEAGVTLIDTADAYHLAAHDEVGHNEELIAKAVREFSGDTSSVLIATKGGHLRPEAGAWAQNGDPAYLKEAAKASAKRLGVEAIGLYQFHRPDPAVPYADSVGALAELLDEGVIRMAGISNATVDQIREANDVLGGRLASVQNRFSPVFRSSEPELELCDELGIAFLPWSPLGGIGGAADLGTTAEDFAVIARERDVTPQVIALAWELAKSDVVIPIPGASRPQSILDSVTAATVKLRPEEVDRLDASRPEQAA, from the coding sequence ATGAAGCAACGAGTCATCGGAGACACGTCCGTCAGCGCGATCGGTCTCGGCGGCATGCCGATGTCCATCGAGGGGCGGCCGGACGAACGGCGCTCCGTCGCCACCGTCCACGCCGCCCTCGAGGCCGGCGTCACCCTCATCGACACCGCCGACGCGTACCACCTGGCCGCGCACGACGAGGTCGGCCACAACGAGGAGCTCATCGCGAAGGCGGTCCGGGAGTTCTCGGGCGACACCTCGTCCGTGCTCATCGCCACGAAGGGCGGGCACCTGCGTCCGGAAGCCGGCGCGTGGGCGCAGAACGGCGACCCGGCGTACCTCAAGGAGGCGGCGAAGGCCTCGGCGAAGCGCCTCGGCGTCGAGGCGATCGGCCTCTACCAGTTCCACCGCCCGGACCCCGCGGTGCCGTACGCCGACTCGGTCGGTGCGCTCGCGGAACTGCTCGACGAGGGTGTCATCCGGATGGCTGGCATCTCGAACGCGACCGTCGACCAGATCCGCGAGGCGAACGACGTCCTGGGCGGCCGTCTCGCCTCGGTCCAGAACCGGTTCTCGCCGGTGTTCCGCTCGAGTGAGCCGGAACTCGAGCTCTGCGACGAGCTCGGCATCGCGTTCCTGCCGTGGAGCCCGCTCGGCGGCATCGGTGGTGCCGCGGACCTCGGCACGACGGCCGAGGACTTCGCCGTCATCGCCCGCGAGCGGGACGTCACCCCGCAGGTCATCGCGCTCGCGTGGGAGCTCGCCAAGAGCGACGTCGTCATCCCGATCCCGGGAGCGTCCCGGCCGCAGTCGATCCTCGACTCCGTCACGGCGGCGACCGTCAAGCTCCGCCCCGAGGAGGTCGACCGGCTCGACGCGTCGCGACCGGAGC
- the mscL gene encoding large conductance mechanosensitive channel protein MscL, whose amino-acid sequence MKGFKEFLLRGNVIDLAVAVVIGAAFTAIVTSIVNAIINPLIGAVFNASSLDKALIWKIPTVSGGHAPLMFGSVIGAVINFVIVAAVVYFALVVPVNHLKKVAFDRVKNNEEQTPQDVPPTDVEVLVEIRDLLRAQQGGDAAVGGTGGGAHVAPPSEPEGPGIAGTTKL is encoded by the coding sequence GTGAAGGGCTTCAAGGAGTTCCTGCTCCGCGGCAACGTCATCGACCTGGCGGTCGCAGTGGTCATCGGTGCCGCGTTCACCGCCATCGTCACGAGCATCGTCAACGCGATCATCAACCCGCTCATCGGTGCGGTGTTCAACGCGTCGAGCCTGGACAAGGCCCTGATCTGGAAGATCCCCACCGTCTCGGGCGGGCACGCTCCGCTGATGTTCGGCTCGGTCATCGGCGCCGTCATCAACTTCGTCATCGTCGCCGCGGTCGTGTACTTCGCGCTCGTCGTGCCGGTGAACCACCTCAAGAAGGTCGCCTTCGACCGGGTGAAGAACAACGAGGAGCAGACACCGCAGGACGTCCCGCCCACCGACGTCGAGGTGCTCGTCGAGATCCGCGACCTGCTCCGTGCCCAGCAGGGTGGCGACGCCGCCGTCGGCGGGACCGGTGGAGGCGCCCACGTCGCCCCGCCGAGCGAGCCGGAGGGCCCCGGCATCGCGGGGACGACGAAGCTCTAG
- a CDS encoding AAA family ATPase, producing the protein MNDDASVEGADLPDEQSPLRPELQVTSPHAISLGDPRLTAGNAAEPAWDAWREQLAGVGGTSPLVHFADHPRGRIELSTTHPGGLAQFITGKTTLLSSLIRDEVALRAARVAAGHVEAKGTELATVRGIDAVKLGIGIADWQHGDEHFRGPVLLRPLAIRRHGRDFEVRLLGEPVLNPGLSDALREQFGVTLDAQSFVALAQQDGSFTPNPVIDRLRGLTAHIPGFSVHARLVVSTFAEVATGLVEDTEDLAHPVLDALAGNPSAKWQVEQSYHPVEQTPSDERSPETDTLLLDADDEQENVIAQITAGNSIVVKTLPGTGGTQTIVNALGGLVAANKRVLVVSPRRATLRGIAARFGEVHLPGVAVTPGTLRRDVVRAIARNEKASRPNLREVDDALVRLRKVLTDYRGALTRTDPDFGVSVLDCLVELSRLSLLPVAPSTTARLSKQSVVSMVSGRARVAETMVSAANLGEFRYGPDDSPWYGAKFTSSDGAQRAHRTAQELDGGALPALLQRAHDLVASTHMRQFTTINELGIYLRLLTEIRDTLDRFLPVVFDRSVSELVAATAPRGEGAPMSSTNRRRLKKLAREYVRPGVHVSDLHEALTRVQQQRVLWQRYVAAGVNPEVPTGIADVQVLFSNVVQDLARLDEPLGRTSRDQQLANLPIDQLVPTIAELAAESDVLHNLQERTELMQTLRDLQLEPLLTDLANRHVPDVQVPAELELAWWQSALETMLESDRALLGANTDMLDRVEADFRLVDDAHAAGVSQGLAWQLAENWKVGLVDWPEESAALKTQLKEGAITSRLLHDSAPHLSRAIAPVWLASPYEVAHIADTMPFDTVILVDAGAVTIAETVGAVRRARQTVVFGDPVTQTPSPFRIAVDPEHRALQVDEETLDALHADSALAKLSTLLPTLSLTRSYRAGGEDLAELVNRRFYGGRIESLPWAGSFLGHGSIALDYVSEGKAVPDPESGAVESVDAEVDRVVRHVIEHARTRPTESLMVITASAKHAVRVEQAVLAAAQGHKDLTEFVIGDRPEPFIVATLEQSVAQSRDRVVFSIGYGRTPHGRVLRDFGPLGKPGGERLLAVAMTRARRSMVIVTCFQPSDIEAERMGHGTVALAEILAEVRARTTAEYVPDDSDPLLVDLARRLEMRGIPVALGHRGKLGLVAAHGGVCVTIETDASLVRGSLRESLRLRPEVLRRLGWHYVRVHAFQLFSDPDRVANTVAQVLGVDRGATQEISIPPVPARR; encoded by the coding sequence GTGAACGACGACGCCTCGGTCGAGGGTGCCGACCTGCCCGACGAGCAGTCACCGCTGCGCCCCGAGCTCCAGGTCACCAGCCCGCACGCGATCAGCCTCGGCGATCCCCGCCTGACCGCGGGCAACGCCGCCGAGCCCGCTTGGGACGCCTGGCGGGAACAGCTCGCCGGCGTCGGCGGGACGAGCCCGCTCGTGCACTTCGCCGACCACCCCCGCGGTCGCATCGAGCTCTCGACGACGCACCCGGGTGGCCTCGCCCAGTTCATCACCGGCAAGACGACGCTGCTCTCCAGCCTGATCCGCGACGAGGTCGCCCTCCGCGCCGCCCGCGTCGCCGCCGGGCACGTCGAGGCGAAGGGCACCGAGCTCGCCACCGTCCGCGGCATCGACGCCGTCAAGCTGGGCATCGGCATCGCCGACTGGCAGCACGGCGACGAGCACTTCCGCGGTCCGGTGCTGCTCCGCCCGCTCGCGATCCGCCGCCACGGCCGTGACTTCGAGGTCCGTCTGCTCGGCGAACCCGTCCTCAACCCCGGACTGTCCGACGCACTGCGTGAGCAGTTCGGCGTGACCCTCGACGCGCAGTCGTTCGTCGCGCTCGCGCAGCAGGACGGCTCGTTCACGCCCAACCCGGTGATCGACCGGCTCCGTGGGCTGACCGCGCACATCCCGGGATTCTCCGTCCACGCCCGCCTGGTCGTGTCCACGTTCGCCGAGGTCGCGACCGGCCTGGTCGAGGACACCGAGGACCTGGCGCACCCCGTCCTCGACGCGCTCGCCGGCAACCCGAGCGCCAAGTGGCAGGTCGAGCAGTCGTACCACCCGGTCGAGCAGACGCCGTCCGACGAGCGCAGCCCCGAGACCGACACGCTCCTCCTCGACGCCGACGACGAGCAGGAGAACGTGATCGCGCAGATCACGGCCGGCAACTCCATCGTCGTGAAGACGCTGCCCGGCACGGGCGGCACGCAGACCATCGTCAACGCGCTCGGCGGCCTGGTCGCCGCGAACAAGCGCGTCCTCGTGGTGAGCCCGCGACGGGCCACGCTCCGCGGCATCGCCGCCCGCTTCGGTGAGGTGCACCTGCCCGGTGTCGCCGTCACGCCGGGCACCCTCCGCCGCGACGTCGTCCGCGCGATCGCCCGGAACGAGAAGGCGAGCCGTCCGAACCTGCGCGAGGTCGACGACGCCCTCGTCCGCCTGCGCAAGGTCCTCACCGACTACCGCGGCGCCCTGACCCGCACCGACCCCGACTTCGGCGTCAGCGTGCTCGACTGCCTCGTCGAGCTGTCGCGCCTGTCGCTCCTGCCGGTCGCGCCGTCCACCACCGCCCGCCTGTCGAAGCAGTCCGTCGTCTCGATGGTCAGCGGTCGCGCCCGCGTCGCCGAGACCATGGTGAGCGCCGCCAACCTCGGCGAGTTCCGCTACGGCCCGGACGACTCGCCCTGGTACGGCGCGAAGTTCACCTCGAGCGACGGTGCCCAGCGCGCCCACCGGACCGCGCAGGAACTCGACGGCGGGGCGCTCCCGGCCCTCCTGCAGCGTGCGCACGACCTCGTCGCCTCGACGCACATGCGGCAGTTCACGACGATCAACGAGCTCGGCATCTACCTGCGCCTGCTCACCGAGATCCGGGACACCCTCGACCGCTTCCTGCCCGTCGTCTTCGACCGCTCGGTGTCCGAGCTGGTCGCCGCGACCGCCCCGCGTGGCGAGGGCGCCCCGATGTCGAGCACGAACCGCCGCCGGCTGAAGAAGCTCGCGCGGGAGTACGTCCGTCCGGGCGTGCACGTGTCCGACCTGCACGAGGCCCTGACCCGCGTGCAGCAGCAGCGGGTCCTCTGGCAGCGCTACGTCGCCGCCGGCGTGAACCCCGAGGTCCCCACCGGCATCGCCGACGTCCAGGTCCTGTTCTCGAACGTCGTCCAGGACCTCGCACGCCTCGACGAGCCGCTCGGCCGCACCAGCCGCGACCAGCAGCTCGCGAACCTGCCGATCGACCAGCTCGTGCCGACGATCGCCGAACTCGCGGCCGAGTCCGACGTCCTGCACAACCTGCAGGAGCGCACCGAGCTCATGCAGACCCTCCGCGACCTGCAGCTCGAGCCCCTGCTGACGGACCTGGCGAACCGCCACGTGCCCGACGTGCAGGTCCCCGCCGAGCTCGAGCTCGCCTGGTGGCAGTCCGCCCTCGAGACCATGCTCGAGTCGGACCGGGCACTCCTCGGCGCGAACACCGACATGCTCGACCGGGTCGAGGCCGACTTCCGCCTCGTCGACGACGCGCACGCGGCCGGGGTCTCCCAGGGCCTGGCGTGGCAGCTCGCCGAGAACTGGAAGGTCGGGCTCGTCGACTGGCCGGAGGAGTCCGCCGCGCTGAAGACGCAGCTCAAGGAGGGTGCGATCACCTCGCGCCTGCTGCACGACTCCGCGCCGCACCTGTCCCGTGCCATCGCGCCGGTCTGGCTCGCCTCGCCGTACGAGGTCGCGCACATCGCCGACACGATGCCGTTCGACACCGTGATCCTGGTCGACGCCGGTGCGGTCACGATCGCCGAGACCGTCGGCGCCGTCCGCCGTGCCCGCCAGACCGTCGTGTTCGGCGACCCGGTCACGCAGACGCCGTCACCGTTCCGCATCGCCGTCGACCCCGAGCACCGTGCCCTGCAGGTGGACGAGGAGACGCTCGACGCGCTGCACGCCGACTCGGCGCTGGCGAAGCTCTCGACGCTGCTGCCGACCCTCTCGCTCACCCGCTCGTACCGTGCCGGCGGCGAGGACCTGGCGGAGCTCGTCAACCGCCGGTTCTACGGCGGCCGCATCGAGTCGCTGCCGTGGGCCGGGTCGTTCCTCGGCCACGGGTCCATCGCGCTCGACTACGTCAGCGAGGGCAAGGCCGTCCCCGACCCCGAGTCCGGAGCGGTCGAGAGCGTCGACGCCGAGGTGGACCGCGTCGTCCGCCACGTCATCGAGCACGCCCGGACCCGACCGACCGAGTCGCTCATGGTCATCACGGCCTCGGCGAAGCACGCGGTCCGCGTCGAGCAGGCCGTCCTCGCCGCCGCGCAGGGCCACAAGGACCTCACCGAGTTCGTCATCGGCGACCGTCCCGAGCCGTTCATCGTCGCCACGCTCGAGCAGTCCGTGGCGCAGAGCCGCGACCGGGTCGTGTTCTCGATCGGGTACGGCCGCACGCCGCACGGCCGCGTCCTGCGCGACTTCGGTCCGCTCGGCAAGCCCGGCGGGGAGCGGCTGCTCGCGGTCGCGATGACCCGTGCCCGCCGCTCGATGGTCATCGTCACCTGCTTCCAGCCGTCGGACATCGAGGCCGAGCGCATGGGCCACGGCACCGTCGCCCTCGCCGAGATCCTGGCCGAGGTCCGCGCCCGCACCACCGCCGAGTACGTTCCGGACGACTCCGACCCGCTGCTCGTCGACCTCGCCCGGCGGCTCGAGATGCGCGGCATACCGGTCGCGCTCGGACACCGCGGCAAGCTCGGCCTGGTCGCCGCGCACGGCGGTGTCTGCGTGACGATCGAGACCGACGCGTCGCTCGTGCGCGGATCGCTCCGGGAGTCCCTGCGCCTCCGCCCCGAGGTCCTGCGTCGACTCGGCTGGCACTACGTGCGCGTGCACGCGTTCCAGCTGTTCTCCGACCCGGACCGGGTGGCGAACACGGTCGCGCAGGTGCTCGGCGTCGACCGCGGTGCCACGCAGGAGATCTCGATCCCGCCGGTCCCCGCTCGTCGATGA
- a CDS encoding HpcH/HpaI aldolase/citrate lyase family protein, which translates to MAIDDRPAPSTPAGSRRRSVPAEISRSWLLVAGTAAERFDRATRSRADQVILDIEDAVDPAAKPSARSTVAAWLAGGGEAWVRINDVTTDFWADDVEELRGLPGLQGVMLAKTESPAQVTDTWHRLGGQTPVIALVESAVGIEESTSIAKAQGAFRLAFGSGDYRRDTGTSADTLAMAYPRSRLVVASRVGDLPGPIDGPTVGSSHPILREQSQVAVSLGLTGKLCLDTEQLPVINEVISPTPTDVAWAQDFLDDFEARGRVIRDGSDLPRLGRAQKIQRLAQAFGVEPR; encoded by the coding sequence ATGGCCATCGACGACCGTCCCGCTCCGTCCACCCCTGCCGGCTCCCGGCGTCGATCGGTCCCCGCCGAGATCTCGCGCTCCTGGCTCCTCGTCGCCGGCACCGCCGCCGAGCGCTTCGACCGGGCCACCCGCTCCCGCGCCGACCAGGTGATCCTGGACATCGAGGACGCCGTCGACCCGGCAGCGAAGCCGTCCGCCCGGTCCACCGTCGCCGCGTGGCTCGCCGGTGGTGGCGAGGCCTGGGTGCGGATCAACGACGTCACGACCGACTTCTGGGCGGACGACGTCGAGGAGCTCCGCGGGCTGCCCGGGCTGCAGGGCGTGATGCTCGCGAAGACCGAGTCGCCGGCGCAGGTCACGGACACCTGGCACCGGCTCGGTGGACAGACGCCCGTGATCGCCCTGGTGGAGTCCGCCGTCGGCATCGAGGAGTCGACCAGCATCGCGAAGGCGCAGGGCGCGTTCCGCCTGGCGTTCGGCAGCGGTGACTACCGGCGCGACACCGGCACGAGCGCGGACACCCTCGCGATGGCCTACCCGCGGTCCCGCCTGGTCGTGGCCTCGCGCGTCGGCGACCTGCCCGGTCCGATCGACGGTCCGACGGTCGGGTCGTCGCACCCGATCCTCCGGGAGCAGTCGCAGGTCGCGGTGTCCCTCGGCCTGACCGGCAAGCTCTGCCTGGACACCGAGCAGCTGCCGGTCATCAACGAGGTCATCTCCCCGACCCCCACCGACGTCGCGTGGGCGCAGGACTTCCTCGACGACTTCGAGGCCCGCGGCCGGGTCATCCGCGACGGTTCCGACCTGCCGCGCCTCGGCCGGGCGCAGAAGATCCAGCGTCTCGCCCAGGCGTTCGGGGTCGAGCCCCGGTAG
- a CDS encoding 5-formyltetrahydrofolate cyclo-ligase, translating into MTADLGNEKRALRADLRQRRRSRTSTERDTDSLALTATLQRFVEERQITSVALYLSAPDEPDVRPFLNWAFDRGIRVLLPVTREDGLLDWAVGDGSSEREGLFGMPEVVGEVLSPLAINDVDAILAPAAAVGHDGVRMGWGRGYYDKTLGSMANRPPVYAVVFDAEYLDEVPREAHDEPVDGIITPSRIITFRS; encoded by the coding sequence ATGACCGCCGATCTCGGGAACGAGAAGCGCGCCCTGCGAGCCGACCTCCGGCAGCGGCGGCGCAGCCGGACCTCGACCGAACGCGACACCGACTCCCTCGCCCTGACGGCGACGCTGCAGCGCTTCGTCGAGGAGCGTCAGATCACCTCCGTCGCGCTGTACCTGTCGGCGCCGGACGAGCCCGACGTCCGCCCCTTCCTGAACTGGGCGTTCGACCGGGGCATCCGCGTCCTGCTGCCCGTGACCCGTGAGGACGGCCTGCTCGACTGGGCGGTCGGCGACGGCTCGTCGGAGCGCGAGGGCCTGTTCGGGATGCCCGAGGTCGTCGGCGAGGTCCTCTCCCCCCTGGCGATCAACGACGTCGACGCGATCCTCGCCCCGGCCGCCGCGGTCGGGCACGACGGCGTCCGGATGGGCTGGGGCCGCGGGTACTACGACAAGACCCTCGGGTCCATGGCGAACCGCCCGCCCGTCTATGCTGTGGTGTTCGATGCGGAGTACCTCGACGAGGTCCCGCGCGAAGCCCACGACGAACCCGTGGACGGCATCATCACGCCGTCGCGCATCATCACGTTCCGGAGCTGA
- a CDS encoding GNAT family N-acetyltransferase: MTTIPTLTHGRVTIRPLRVRDSRDLDLALAGNRSWLRTWEATNPSGLASSDVRGSIRALQSNARAGLGLPFAMELDGRFVGQLNVSGITYGSLASASIGYWVVQDAAGHNVTPTAVALATDHCFRTVGIHRLEICIRPENAPSLRVVEKLGFRYEGLRRRYIHINGDWRDHFCFGLVAEEVREGVLDRWVRGQVPHGVGSVPPDAWDEAAVPLQTSPRG, encoded by the coding sequence ATGACGACGATCCCGACCCTCACCCACGGGCGGGTCACCATCCGCCCCCTCCGGGTCCGCGACTCCCGCGACCTCGACCTCGCGCTGGCCGGCAACCGATCGTGGCTCCGCACCTGGGAGGCGACCAACCCCTCCGGACTCGCCTCGTCGGACGTCCGCGGCAGCATCCGCGCCCTGCAGTCGAACGCCCGGGCCGGGTTGGGCCTCCCGTTCGCCATGGAGCTCGACGGTCGCTTCGTCGGTCAGCTGAACGTGTCGGGCATCACGTACGGCTCGCTCGCGAGCGCCTCCATCGGCTACTGGGTGGTGCAGGACGCCGCCGGCCACAACGTGACGCCGACCGCCGTCGCGCTGGCGACCGACCACTGCTTCCGCACCGTCGGCATCCACCGGCTCGAGATCTGCATCCGTCCGGAGAACGCCCCGAGCCTGCGCGTGGTCGAGAAGCTCGGCTTCCGCTACGAGGGGCTCCGCCGCCGGTACATCCACATCAACGGGGACTGGCGCGACCACTTCTGCTTCGGCCTGGTCGCCGAGGAGGTCCGCGAGGGCGTCCTCGACCGCTGGGTGCGCGGACAGGTCCCGCACGGCGTGGGCAGCGTGCCGCCGGACGCGTGGGACGAGGCGGCCGTGCCGCTGCAGACCTCCCCGCGGGGCTGA